In the Paramisgurnus dabryanus chromosome 18, PD_genome_1.1, whole genome shotgun sequence genome, gcatttaaaaggacacacccaaaacaacacatttttgttcacacctatatttgttataataaattatcgatgtggtattttgagctaaaactttacatgtgtactctggagacaccaaaggtttattttacatcttattaaaaaagtcttgtgaaatgtcccctttaatgctaACATATTGTATAAACAGTATATGGTATCAAGGTCAAGGtcacttttatttatatatcacctttaaacaacatttctgcTGACCAAGGTGCttcacaataacacaataaaaaaaatcatacatagCAGACATACAAAAAATtgtttgtatataaataaaacccATAAAACCAGATGAAAATCAAGACTAAGTTTTAACGTACTAAGACTAACAAATCTAAAAATAACGAAAAGGCCTGAGGAAAAGATATGTTTTCAGAGATGACTTAAATAAAGATAGGGAGGAGGAAAACCTTATTGACAGAGGTAGCAAGTATAATGTACAGTACATAAATTATGTTATATATTAAAGACAATACCTGGGACATCTTGGCTATTGCACAGGTCTGTGTTGCAGCACTGCATAGACACCACTGTCTTTGAAACGCCAACATTTATAGATACATTTCCACAGTACTGTGGTATATAACAGCCCTTAAGTTTAGAGGTAGACGTAACACcagctaaaaaaaataaataaattaaagcaTCACACCTGACCAATGGGGTGAAAGAAAGCATATTTTAATTTAAGGTATGCATTTAATATTACTCAATATTTTTCATCATTATTTCATCACTGCTTTTTAATCTTTTGTTGAATgcagtattgttttttattgaatGCGGCATGGGTCGGTAATATGTGTGCTCCCTGGGTTCGACCCCATGAcattttgcgctgctaatgcaatgctctatcaCTGAGCTATAAAGattaaacaacagaaaatgaaaaatgggaaaaaataaaataaaataagaaaataaatacAACACAGATGTTACTCTCCAGTCAGAATTTCAGTCGTCAACTCCGTTACTTGCAATAGTAAATTTACCAGTACCCTCAAAAATACTCAACTCACCCAAAGTTGAAATACTGGTTGCACTCATACAGGTGGTATAGTTTGCTGTGGGACATGTCGTCGCTACGCCTGTACAAGAACCTGTCACTGTCACATTTACACACTGATAACATTTGAGCGAGTGTCCTTAAAAACAGAATGAGAATGTCTTGAACATTGTGCAAGTCAGTACATAGAACATACGTAAAAACAGtatacaaaaatatactttagtgTTTTGTACCAGTACCGTACCTCCAGCAATAAGAGATAAAAGTAGGATAATGAAGATGTTCAGATCCATCTTTGGTATACGTCAAAAGgtgaataaaatgaaaagcatTTTCAGTGCCTTCTGTATTAAAGACAAAAGAGGGTGTAGCTGTAATGAAAAAAGTGAAACCTGAATAATTAAGTGGGTGGACAATCTACGGCCgggtttacacctggtattaaatttcaagtttaatttatttctaaagcacatttaaaaacaacagaaGTTGACTAAAGTTCTGTACATGCTGTAAAAAGGAtcataaaacaaacaacaataaaaagcaAGAGGGCACTTAAGCTCTCAGACTGATTCAAACGCTGTATGTTTTAAGACTGGTTTTAAAAAACAGATTAGGGGCCATCCTCCCAGACAAAGGTAGTGAGTTCCAGAGTTTGGGGGCAACTACGTAAAGGCACGATCGTCCCTGTGCTTCAGTCTAACTTAAGGGACCGTCAGCAGCATATGGTCAGCAGACCTCAGGGACCTTGATGGATCATGGATTTTTATAAGTTCAGAAAGGTAAGATGAAAGTAGGCCATTTAACCATTTGTAAGCAaacattaaaactttaaaattagtgctgggcaaagataaATCGcgattaaaggagcatttcacccttagaaacattaatctttattaaaagtgtgtcatatttgtagtcgaaattagggctgcaacaacgaattgattaaatcgataaaaatcgattactaaaagtgttggcaacgaatttcataatcgattcgttgtgtcacgtgacgcagagacgtttaataaaaaaaaaggaaaaacttcaGTTAAGCGCGGAACGGAGTGAAAACACTTGCACTGTgtcccaaaccgcctaattccatactatatagtaggcaaagagtacgagaagtagtgcttttcgcctactatatagtatggaagtatgcagTTTGGGACAGGGCGTCGGTCTCTCTCGCGCActgttgcttgcagagttcggcgcctcatgcggctttcacataggatgcggtgtgcgctgcgcaagccattttgcttgtttggatgccccgtttctattggccgcgcgggtaatcgtcacagagcgcagcgcaaaagttaaactattttgaactttgaccgcGCTTTGCTCGGCGCAACaaaaaaccgccctcgcgcggcgcaagccattgaaatcaATGGGTTTCTTAGCGCAGCGCACACACAccgcatcctatgtgaaagccgcatcaTAGACAGGGCGGCggagaaaagataaaaaaacagcaaaggtagaggaaaaccacatgtcagtgttttacttctcccaaacgtaagcgcgtcacctggaagttatagccggcaaagaggtaaacaaacaaagacgacacgcttatgctttatggagcgacgacagcgagtaaaaaaagtttctagaaCGAATAAAAAACTCCaataatataaaacaaagaaataaaacattgAGAGAGAGTTGTATGAACGCTTTCCCCCGTCATGGACCTGTATGTTAAATCATCGCGCCATCACTCTCCTGCTGTTCTGTACTGCGCGCTCCAGCTCATGCCGAGCAAGGAGACGCGCGTGCCCGGCCCAACATACAGtgcaacatacagtaagtgccgccttttgttgcataaacatcgtcttacatttttaaggcaaagtaatgaatggtgtatttgcattttgcgtGGGAGTAGAAGACGCATCTTCCGTTTTcacaagacgcatttatgtTGCCAAATGTAActggaacagttttaacaaatgagatagctatccgatcagagaaaacacataaagtcaaatataaggtacaaagctgtcactggggcagtaccctttatgaaaggtccttatatgtaccatttaggtacaaatatgtatctttgaactgccaatatgtacttttgaagtactaatatgcactttttgggtacaaaggtgttcctttttgaaagggtactgtccagtgacaacttttgtacttttatttctgagagtgtactcaTATACTATCTTTTTAATCCCATCAAGAGAGGCTCCTTGATGggaaatgcatcataaaaaagtctatatatttggcagatgtaaagcatacatgtgtatttttttgtgttagtccatttttattttattttattttattattattgtaacagtGCAGGTGTGTTCAAGGAGCAACATGTGTTTGCAATTTCTAAAGATTTTAGTTCTATTTTGAATAAGGGGTTGGAAATGAatgcttttcttgttttttgttttttatccgattcatcgattaatcgaaaaaaaaaataatcgacagattaatcgattattaaaataatcgttagttgcagccctagtcgaaatgtaacatgcATTTCGAATTTTGTGCCCATTTGACTGAGAAAAGGgatgtttgtagtctcaccccctcaacaaagatattggacttccttctttcaatgatgcaaaatgatgatttttacatcattgaaagaaggaagtgcaacactgaaatctgtatttctcctgtctcaggggaaactgggagaatgatgcacgaccattcaaaaacatgactggggttctaactatacaaagcttaatgcaaatgggtccCTTTAATTGcgttcaaaataaaagtgatttttggcataatatatgagtttgtaaTGTGTgcaattattatgtatatttaaccacacacacatacatcatttcaaatgtattaattatataaattttattttattttacatgaatgtgtgtatttatatatatacataataattacacacagcacacaatcatatattatgccaaaaatcacttttattttgtatacgattaatcgcaattaatctttgcccagcactgcTTAAAATCAATCTTATAACGGACCGGAAGCCAGTGTAGCGAAGCCAATAAGTGCGAAATATGTTCCCGTTTACGTGTTCGAGTTAAGATTAAGCGTAATGCGTTTTGGTTGATCGGATCACACGTGGATGACGTTAAATACAAGTCATCCACGTATCAAAAAGTGGACATAAGAGATGGATTAAAACCATCTGGCTGTTTCCACTTGGCATTACCATGCGTTTGCCTCaattggatcacaagtggacgacgttaacgCCAGGTGtcaacggtgttcaaaacgttttgagctcgtccactttcgaccactttcaaccacattctgaggtagtcgaaaccccttTTGATCGGATTGCTGTTGTAGTGTAAACACACAagtggttgaatgtgtttaaaCAGCCACAcacgaccgccttctctccacccatttatctaatctgaggtactaaacacaatgttttacgtcttttctgacttctggcgcgAACACACAGTGtgcagcgctatttttagcctttcattaataaaactaaagcggctgatttctgcagtttcattttgcaagatTGTGAAAGTTGaccgatcctatttcatcaattgcgctgaaatatcagagaaagctctaacatacatGTACAAACAccgtgcagcatgtttacttactaCATAAGCAGCgtactccgacataatattagttcctgcccatataaactcatcattactCCCGCTTGGGTTTAAATGACAGGAGAGGGACTCGCCCACCCTCTCGACAGACCACCCcttcacagtattcaggacagaagcagtCGAAAGTGGGCAAAAGAgatggatttaaataccaggtgtaaatgtgatgtgtctctcttgtccacttgtgatctgatcgattaataccaggtgtaaatcctttggtttgtatttttagatatttgggATTCTTGTTCCCAAGATTTTTgattgttgtttaaaagttgtTAAACCTAATGGCTTTAAACGGGAAAGTTGTCCCATGTTTTTTAAGTACATACTGGCTATCTTTAAAATCAGTTTACTGAAAAGTAATTTCTGAATAATCTATTgtttctaaaaataaaacaggAATTCATTTGCATGTCATAGGGTGTGTAAGGTTCATGTaacaacacaacaacaaaacacaagGTTGCCCTGCCTAACATTACACCCATTTCAACCCATTTTCAATAGTATCATGCCTATACAATTCataaatgaatggatggataggCACTTTAAAAATCACTTGCAATAATCAATTACTACATTCTCTTTACTCTCACGTCTGTGATCCTTGCTGGATCCTCTTCAGTTTGCTAATGGAGCAAACAGGTCTATGGATGAGGCAGTCAACATTGGACTGTATTACAGTATATCCTGCATCTTGATAGACCTTGGACTTATGCAAGGATCTTATTTGTGCACTTCAGTTCTGCTTTCATTACCATCATGCCTGGTCTTTTATCATCCAAACTGAACCAGGTCATTGTGCCAACCCGAATCTGTAAGTGGATCACCAGCTTAGATAGACAGCAGGTAGTGAGGCTGCAGAAACTTACATCCAGGTCCTTGACTATCAGCACTGGTGACCCACAGGGTTGTGTGCTCTGTCCACTACTCTTCTCTGTGTATACAAACAACTGCACTGCGTCAAAAGATCCTGAGCCCTTTTTCAAAGATCCTCAAATTTGCAGACCACACCCCGGTCATCTGCCTCATCCAGAATGGTGATAAGACTGGAAGTTGAACTGATGGCGGTCTTTTGCAGTCACAAATGCTCGAAACAGTGAAGATGATAGTGGACTTCAGGAGAAACCTCCCATCACTCCTCCCACTAATCATCATTGAACAGCACTGTGGCAGCATTGGAGTCTTTCAGGTTCCTCAGGTACCCAACAAAGGTTCTTCTTTTTTCACCTCTTCCTGGCATAGAAGCTGTTCAATCTGTTTTAGTCGGCCATTATCAAATCTGCCCAGTGTTCTTCTCGTCAGGCTAGGTTCAGCTGCTAAATCAGACATCAGGTGATGGACAGGCAGAGTCAGGTCACCTGGAAAGATCATTGCTTCTCCTCTGCCCAAGATCTTTACACctccagaaaaaaaactaaaaaataatttgGACTCCACACACCCTTTCTTCAAACAGTTTTCCCCTGGCAAGGCTACAAAGTATTGTCACGACAGGGTTGgagagacaggacgcaaacgcagAGTTCGAaccaataaataacatttaataataaaactggaaacaaaacacgaggagtaaaatAACAGGCATGTAagtaacacaggaacatccaacgtGAACAGGAACAGACATGGAAGTAATGACAATGACAATCTACCGGCAACCGGTGTGACAGAAACAAGGCATATAAATACAAAGACAATTAAACATAAGACAGGTGTGGTGTATTGGCTTAATGAGTCAATGAGAGTCCAGGTGAGACGGATCAGTGcaatacacaaaacatgacacggactagccgtgacataacccctccctctacgagtggctaccagacactcaaataaacacaaaacaaaaacaaaagtcTGGTAGCAagagtccaagggaggggtggagggcttggggaccctggggaagccggcagccgccgggacgagaccaacaggaacggttggccggactgcgccaggagaaccggagcgatcgctccgagaaccgaggcagacgaattacccccctcctgggaatcgTCGACGATCAGCTGCCCCCGGAAgtcatctcccatcccctcgcggaaacggagaccctctctcggtagccaccccggggaaatgatcgggcgtggtccgttccggatccccttgcgagcaggatggtggtcctccgagggaccgtcgtcgacgactcaaccgttgggggaccgcctgggccgatcctcctcccgcaTGCTCGCGggagcgagcgatcgctcacggtggtccccaagagacatcggggctgatggggaatacaccccgatgtcactactccccctcgacgaaactcctgggggagccgccctccgtgAACCCGCTGCGTCCAGTGCTGGCCGGTAGATTCTGTCACGACAGGGTTGgagagacaggacgcaaacgcagAGTTCGAaccaataaataacatttaataataaaactggaaacaaaacacgaggagtaaaatAACAGGCATGTAagtaacacaggaacatccaacgtGAACAGGAACAGACATGGAAGTAATGACAATGACAATCTACCGGCAACCGGTGTGACAGAAACAAGGCATATAAATACAAAGACAATTAAACATAAGACAGGTGTGGTGTATTGGCTTAATGAGTCAATGAGAGTCCAGGTGAGACGGATCAGTGcaatacacaaaacatgacacggactagCCGTGACAAGTATATCATAACTGTATATCGTACATAACCCTGCAAACTGTACATCTGTAAATAATATCTTAAACTGCACACCTACCtgttaataatatatatgtaCAAATAAGCAGAATCACGAAAAGTACGTTAAAAGTGCTGACAAATCTAACGCTAAAATTAGTACATCAAAGCAGTAAGGGCCCTTAGAATTGTCCTTACTCCCCTTACCATTGGAGCCCCTGAACCTCAAATAGTGAGTTGGAGTTTGTGCAATATTTATTAAACTTTATTGAAATATTTAGCATACGCTcttaaagatgcaatttgtatttgtgcgccactagatggcgccagatcaaatcaataacaatgGCGTTGTTcaatgacgctctgaagcagcgtggaattatgggatttgtagtctttaactcaaccgctgatggccatcaatcagacgcgaacgagaaatcacgttgatggataaggtaatcaagtcttataaatgttgcgtttgatgacatcttttatttcattatgtaagtttatatgtgatgttcaaaatgaaatttttagtcatagatgttacagtattagtccaaattcgatgcacagcacagaattaagttttcaacttacaatctacaatgatttttcacataatgtattgacagtacaaatcttattttgaAGCGTCTTAAAATtaccatttatattgctgtacaataccttttgatgtgcatatcgtccgcgggaagacgcgctgattacaatctacacactaatgttgtgatcaatataacagcatacgttttttgaagggttacgaatcaaaacaactcacccatcgcgta is a window encoding:
- the LOC135721803 gene encoding uncharacterized protein: MDLNIFIILLLSLIAGGHSLKCYQCVNVTVTGSCTGVATTCPTANYTTCMSATSISTLAGVTSTSKLKGCYIPQYCGNVSINVGVSKTVVSMQCCNTDLCNSQDVPDSSSNSPNGKQCYYCDEKSCSNKLSCVGNEDSCITAPANITSLPPIVKGCASKIICDAASHVPQGYGQISCCQGNLCNSAVSVTTQNLLFLLWPFIFYILIH